The region aataactataATTTCCCTACTGAGCGTGAGAATAAGAAAGTAGCAGGAGTCTTAGAAGATGATCCAATTGCGCTATTCATTGCTCAAGTGGCATCTCTAACCAAACAATTGCAATAGACTAATATCACCGCACAAGCAATACAAGTACAGAATGTTGTGAGTTGTGAGATTTTTGGGGGACCACATTCATATGAACAATGCCCAAGCACAACTAATTGCTCAACAGATGTGAATAATGTCTTTGGAACAAGCACAAGTTATTGGTAACTTTTCAAGACTTGCACCCAACACCTACTCCAATTCATATACTCCTGCATGGAAAAATCACCCTAATCTgttcttggaaaaataatcaagggttacaacCGCAGTATCCGCAGTACCCACCTCAACAACCCCCTCATCAACCGACTTATGGACTACATTCTAGACCatattatgatccaaacccaTGGCCATCTCATCCACCTCCACCTCCTCAAATGAACGCACCAACAATTCAGCCAGACCAATTAAATAAATTCATGACAGAGACAAGGTCTTCAATCAGGagtttggagacacaaataggtCAATTGGCTAAAAGGTTTTCTAGTAGACAGCAAAGGAATTTGCCTAGTTCCACAGAGTTAAATCCTAAAAACAATGTCAAGCTATCactctgaggagtgggactaagtatgatggacctACAGTGGATGACAATGGGAAGAAGGCAGAGGATTAGCATGTTACTAGTCCAATACAAGAGGAGGTTAATGAAGACCTTCCAAAGatagaaaaaccaaaatacaccGATCCTACACCAAGGAGTACATATTCTCAATGGTTTCGAAAGGCCAATCTTGACcaacaattctccaaatttcttgaggtttttaagaaacttcacattaacatcccTTTTACAGAGGCTCTagaacaaatgcctagttatgtgaagtttatgaaataaatattatctaataagagaaaaatggaggattatgaaatTGTTGCATTAACagaagagtgtagtgcaattattcaaaagaagcttcctcaaaagttaagagatctgAGCAGAtttactataccttgcaccattgggaacTTTTATTGTGAGAGAGCTTTATGTGATTTGAGTGCTAGCATAAATTTAATGCCACTGTCTGTATTTAAAAGGCTTGGTTTGGGGGAAGATAGACCCACTACTGTTACTCTTCAATTGGCTGACCGTTCATTAACACACCCCAGAGGTATTATATAGAACGTTCTAGTAAAGGTATATGAGTTAATTTTCCCAGCAGATTTCATTGTATTAGATATGGTGGAAGAAGAGGATGTGCCTATTATATTGGGACGACCATTTTTAGCCACAGGGCAGGCATTGATAGACGTTCAAAAGGGTGAGTTAAGGCGAGAAGTATAAGGTGACGAGGTTgcttttaatgtttttaaagccTTGAAATATCCTTCAACTAGTAACAGTTGTTTTAGTGTTAGTGTCTTGGAGGAACCAAGAAAAAGGGTCCAGTCTATTGAGGATCCACTTGAATTGAGTTTGATTACAAGTCCTAAAGAGTGTGCTAGTACTGAAGCCAGTGagtatgttaagtggttgaattcatcagggcaaatttataaaaagaaatatgaggaattgGGGCAAGTGCCGGAGAGACCTCTCCCATCTATTGAGAAGCCACCAGTTCTTGAGTTAAAAAATTTACTTGATCATCTTAAGTACGCTTATTTGGGTAAGAATGACACTCTCTTAGTTATTATTTCAGCTTCATTGTCTGTGATTGAAGAAGAGAAACTTCTTAGGGTCTTGAGGGCTCACATATTAGCAATTGGTGGACGTTATCAGATATAAAGGGTATTAGTCCTTCAACAATATCCATGCTCAGAGGAGGATAGTTAGGCTAGTATTGATGCTCAGAGAAGGTTAAATCCttcaatgaaagaagtggtaaggaaaggaattcttaaatggttggatggaggggtaatttacccaatatctaAGAGTGCTTCGGTTAGTCCTGTCCAGGTAGTTCCAAAAAAGGGTGGTATGGCGGTGGTTAAAAATGATAATAATGAACTTATTCCAACTCGTACGGTGACAGGGTGGAGAATTTTTATTGACCGTCGTAAACTGAATAAGGCCACTAGGAAAGACCATTTCCCTTTGCCTTTTGTAGATCAGATCCTAGACAGATTGGCAGGCTATCCTTATTATTGTTTCTTGGATGGATATTCAGGATACCATCAAATTCCCATAGCACTGAAGGATCAAGAAAAGACAACCTTCACATGCCCGTATAGAACATTTGCCTTTCAgaggatgccatttgggttatgtaatgctcccgccacctttcaaagatgtatgatgtctATCTTTTCAAACATGGTGGAAAGAGGTATTGGaatttttatggatgactttttagTTTTTGGACGGCCTTCTTTTGATGGATGTTTGGTTAATTTGGAAAGGGTTCTGAAAAGATGTGAGCagtcaaatttaatattaaattgggTGAAATGTCAATTTATAGTGATAGAAGGTATAGTCTTGGACCATAAAATTTCACGCCATGGAATTGAGGTAGACAGGGCCAAGATATCAACAATAGAAAATTTACCTCCTCAAGTGACTGTTAAAGGGGTTCGTAGTTTTTTGGGCAAtgctggattttataggaggttcataaaGGTCTTTTCAAAAATTTAGAAGCCCTTATCTACTTtacttatgaatggtgtggtATTCAAATTTGGTTCTGACTGTTTAAGGGCATTTAACACACTGAAGGAGAAATTGGTATCTGCTCTGATTATTGTATCACCAAATTGGGAACttccttttgaattaatgtgtgatgctagtgattatgcagtaggagTGGTTCTTGGACagcgagttgacaaggtattccgaatgatttattatgctagtagaacttgaatgatgctcaattaaattatgctACTACTAAGAAGGAATTACTTGGAATAGTCTTTGCATTTGACAAGGTcaggccatatttaattggtCATAAGGTGATTGTTTACACATATCATTCAACTATTAAGTACCTTAtgaccaaaaaggatgctaaacctTGCTTAAttcgatgggtcctattattgcaagagtttggTATGGAAATTCGTGATAAGAAGGGGACAGAAAATATAGTTGcagatcatttatctagattggaaaaagGAGAAGAGCATAATAAGAAAGATGAGAAAATTGATGAAAATTTTCCAGACGAACAATTATTTTCGATTGAATGTCCAGAGAAGTTACCTTGGTTTGCGGATTATGTAaattatttggtagctaaagttgtgcctcCAGACATGTCAAGGCAGCAACTCAAAAATTTCTATTAGAAAGTTATGCactattattgggatgagcccattcTTTTTCGTCATTGTGCTGATTAAGTAATTAAAATATGTGTCCCAGAAGAGGAAATGATTTCCATACTTACTCAGTGTCATACTTTgcattgtggtggtcactttggaggaacaaggacaacagcaaaagttttgcaatgtgggttttattggctTATGTTATTTAATGATGCTAATGCCTTTGTTAAGAGTTGTGATCATTGCCAAAGGACCGGTAATATATCAAGAAGAGACCAAATGCCAATGACTGGAATCCTAGAGGTTGAGCTATTTGaagtgtggggaatagattttatgGGGATGTTCCCATCATCCTATAATAATAAGTACAAATTGATGGcagtagattatgtttctaaatgggtggaagctgcaacaactcctacttgtgatggtatggaggtacttaaatttcttcataaaaatatttttactctGTTTGGTACTCCAAGAGAAATTATTAGTGACAAAGGCAGTCATTTCTGTAATAAATCATTCCCATCTTTATGTGCTTGTTATGGAGTTCACCACCGAAAGGCGATGTTTTATCATCCACTTGCTAATGGTCAAGCTGAAGTGTCAAACCAGGAAATTAAAGGTATTTTAGAGAAAAATGTAAGCACATCAAGGAAAGATTGGTAAaaaaagcttgatgattcactATGGGCATATCGCACAACCTTTAAGACtctgattggtatgtcaccatatcagTTCGGGAAGGCTTGTCATTTACCAGTAGAACTTGAGCACCGAGCTTATTGGGCAGTGAAAAAGCTGGATGTTGATTTATTTATGGTCGGACAGAATAGGCTTCTTGAGTTGAATGAGCTTGATGAATTTAGAAATGAAGCTTATGAAAAtgcaaagatttataaagaaaaatatacagCTTCTCATGATAAAAGGATAATAAGAAAGGATttccaactaggagataaagtgtTGTTATTTAATTCTAGATTGAATCTGTTTCCAGGAAAACTAAAGTCTAGATGGTCGGGACCCTTTACAGTTGTTGTCTCATTACCTTATGGGGTGGTACAGATTCATAGTGAGAAAACAGGACATTTTAAAGTAAATGGTCAGAGATTAAAGCATTATTTAGAAGGGCCGATGGAAAAATGCAAATCTGTGATGGTTTTGGAACCCCTTTGAATTGGGTATTCAGCGTccgactaaatgacgttaacgacagtgcAATAGGAGGCATCCtatactttatttttgtttttgttttaatttttaattagtggacaattttatttaatttcattttggatttgtcaagtttatttattttaattttaattatttttagtatAAAGTCTGTAAAAATCGTGCAAATCATGAAAATGTTGTTTTCAAGTTTGTAAAAAAGGTCAAGTCACGAGTTGAGGTTCTAAATCGCAGCTTCATGCTAAGTCAGAGAGCATGAAAATTCAATGAAGGGGCGGGCCACAACTTGACGTTATAATTCGTGACCCTCGGCCAAGACAGAGAGCATTTGGTTTTATTTAACAAGGGTGGGCTGCGACTTTATTAGGTTGAGTCGCGGCGCCTGCGAAGTAAAAATCTGGGAAATTTGATGCGGGCCGTAACTTGATTAGGCTGGGTCGCAACGTGCTTGTGTTAGAAATTAGAATGGTgttttaaaatcattttttctCAGTCGTACCTCTCATTTTTCATTTCTTTCCTCCCgaaacatttttttcttttgcaaatGCTCTCAAATTTCTTCCCTTATCCTTCTacttaaaatacccttaagccatatCCCGAATCTCTAATTCTTAGTTCCATacatatttctttctttctttctttctttcttttactctaACCCTAATTTTTTCTATTTGTGATAAGTGAAGATTGAAAGGAGAATTGACGAGTGGGCAGTCTTCAAGATTCAAGGGCATGTAAGTTTTCCTTTTGACGTTCTTGAAGTTTTGATTTAAGTTATATTGTGGTAAGGGATTGAATTGGATTGTTGAACTGCTTTGTTAGTCTTTTTAGTGTCTTTGAGTTGATATTTTTGGGGTTAATCAGTTGAGGGAAGTACTATAAATTAGAGGAAGTGCTGGAAATTTTTTGTTGTTATGTTTGCTACATTGTATGATTATGGCTCCCAGAAAACAAACTACTAGGGCTGCCTCTTCTAAAAACGCCCTTCAACATGCCACACCTAACCACCCCAAACTCAGCCAATCCCGCCAACACCTCAACCAATTCAAGAATTCGATCCAACTAGCTTTATTAGTAAGGATTTCTTTCATCGCTATCAAAGGTtatctgatggacccaaaacaggtatgttttaaatatttataactcgcaagcgcacgaatcgtatttatagaatagtgttcgtgtaagcacgagatcgaacccaaaggagttgtctaaaattgaaaaggaaactattttaaaccaaaattaataaattataacctagctccaaagattgatgacaatttgtaacaataaaaacaaaattaaagacaataataaagaaattaaagacaatatatataactaaattaataattgtaaacaagaaggtaaaataagattattaaggattagaatccacaaaatataagttcaataatatttataagtacattgattcccaagttttagtgatagttaaaataaatcaaactatcattttccaaatagatttataattttaagcacaaattacttctaaaaagataagatttttcttcacttttcaaaattataatttcaaagcatttagtgtaaatcaatctaatgaaataacaaataaatcaatgaacattatttataaggcaaaacataatatttttgttctaagcatggatgtgtacaatttaataacacatcttacacaaagaatattatgtatttgcactaaagaagaacaaagtttaaatatgtgctaacaatccaaaatacatgatatttaagatgaaagaagatatttgaagaagaaaattccataaactttgttgcacaaaatgggaaatcaatatacaaaataaacactatctagttacatattgtttcatcatcaccttaataatcttaaaaagattagaaactcataactaaaatagcaaatacaaactaaaaattacaaacataagtaggaaaatttggaggatgaacccccaaatttcctctaaaaacacatagaaaaataaccaaaaagaagaaaaagatgaagagaattgagaggttttgaatgtgtaaaaattatggtatggtaacctccttcTCAAAATGGACACCAAacacccttatttatagccaaaaaaagtgtttaaaataatcaatttaaattaattaaattgattaaattaaatttgaaatgatgaataatatgacatataggggtaaatttgtaggagtgatgatgagtttgggtaaaaatgtgtagaaagtggggtaaaatgtggtatttttggcaaagggaACAATGGTACAAAAGTAGGcctttgttgggctcaaggaAAAAAATGGCATGCATGGGGTGAGAGGCTTTGGGGCTGCTTTGTGCTGTTTTGGCAGGTGAGAGGCTCTTGGTTGGGGATTGAAGCAGCTGGCAGGAGGCGTTTGGAAAGGGGCAGCTGGCGTCATGGTGCATGGctggaaggagaagaagaggagacCGTGGGCCTGGGGACGGGCCTGGCGAATTGGGCCTTGTTGATGGTGTTTCAAAAATGCCATCTTTCACTTCTTTTTCagctttttatcattttttttcaaacacaaaaatacaataaaatccctacaaaataaacataaaataaatcataataaaatattttcaactataaaataaatcaagctcattctttgaaaatattaattataacttaatttatatttaacacttaagctcaataatacaacatttttttacctcaaattcactacaataattcaaataattaactatacattttttacaacaaaataactataaaaacacacaaaaatatataaaatcaaaataagactaataaattcaaaattactttaaaacttaataaatcaattaaaatctcaagaattaagcaacaattaacacatattaagtggtaaaataactctattttgtagagttatcattatCTTAGCGTCCGGTAATTCAAGAGAGAGGAATGGGATATAAGGAAGATCCTTACCCTCAGGAAACTTATAATATCATTCGGGCTGAAATTCAACGCCATCGTTGGAAAATTTTGGTGGATGATAAATTGTCCAAGGCTAATTGTTCAATGGTTTATGAGTTCTATGCAAATTTTCCTAGGGCAGCTAATAGAAAGGTGTTTGTGCGAGGGCTTTTGGTAGAATGTGatattgataatattgatgccCTTTATCAATTACCAATTTTGCCTCAAGAAGGCGATGAATATTATCAATTGGCGTATAATAGTGAAATTTAATGGACTGAGGTGGTAGAAACATTAGGCATTCTTGGTGCTACTTTTGTCATTCAAAATGGGGAACCAAATCATTTACGCAGATATCAAATGAATTGTGCGGCCAAGGCCTGGACTCTTTTTGTGAGTGTGCGGCTTATGCCCAACACTCACTTATCTAAAGTGGGTATTGATAGGTATCTTCTGATATATGCTATTATGAAGGGACTCTCTGTCGATATTGGTTGAGTTATCCACACAAGTATCAGGGATTTATGCCGACTGACTACTACTGCTGGTTCATGACACGGATCAATGATTACTGATCTATGTGAAGTGTGGGAGGTACCTAAATATCTTAGTGATAATTATAGGAAGCCAATGGGGCCTATTTCTCGTGCTACGGTGTATAAATTTAATGACCCATCTTTTGAGCCACCAGTACCACAACCCAGGTAGATGAGAGTTGAAGAGATGCAGTGAGGGACCCACGCCTGCCAATGATCAATCAGCCAATTCAAGGGAAGCTGAGGAGGAAAAGAGAGGAGAGTATCCTCAATATTTGGCACTTGAGGCTCCACCGGATCCGCATTTGGCCAGATTGGATTATATCATTCGGCAAAACCAACATACTCACAATTATTTGGGAGAGCTTCATGATTATCATAGACCTCAAGTTGACAGACAGAATGAGTTGGTTTATCGATGGTCAAATCAGGAGGCGGACCGACAGTATTTTCCTCACTCACCACCTTCGCATCCTTTTCCAGATCCACCACCTTTTTGAAGTGATGCACACCATGTAAGTTTTCTttcttaacttatttttaaacattggggacaatgtttagcttaagtttgggggagggagcttatttttgtgttagttttgttttgtgtgttttgtttagTCTATGTTAGTGTTTggagttttgttttagtgtgtctaGTATCAACATGAATGATGATTGACAACAAGTTCCGATGAGAATAAAgtgaatgttatgagtataattcaaagaaaatgaaatctgaaaaaatCTGTGCTTGATTGAACACTCTGTTAGTTCATTTTAATATAGACATCATTTGTTGAATATCTTGCCTTGATGTtaaatatatgtttttgatattggttatgcttgctgaaattggttagtggaatgatgaatggcaagtggaaattattttctaaaattctagaacttgcttacttgttatttgaggcgaaataatatatcatgtatgcttaggaatatgatttaggctatcatttggaccATTTGAGCTTTTCTTACCAACCTTAAATTACTTGATCCTTTGTTTACCCCTTTTGATCCTAactttgtatctttttgttctaaAGCATATTTAAGGCTAATACTTGAAACTTGATTATATATCCAtccctaatatactatgagcatatgattgagaaaaaattatggggattgatgtgtaatggggtttAATTGTGACTTTAGtgggtttagaaaatgaaaagtgaaaaaataattagagagagtatatatattgaaaaaaaaagaagttcAATACACTTccaatatgaatatatagaaaaatcaagtttgggggagtatagttattattgaaatatatatattttacatctctctaaagaaaaaaaaattaggaaagGGGATTATGGGATTGTATTACTGTGGAAGTAATGTTGGTGAGttttggtcatgtgcttatagtaAAGTAAGCTTAAAAATTACTTTTTCATCTACCTATACCTAAGCCATCATTACAAGCCTATATAAGTCCTATTGACTCTTATGCGTATCATGATTTATAATAGTGGAGAATagcaagtaagtgagcttatggaattatttggtttgaatggatTGCTTGGAAAAAACTTGGTTAGCATAATTGATTtaaaattcatttatttaatgaTCCTGATTTAataatccaaaatgttagtagactaaagtgtgttgatggagtgttctgatcaaaattctagattgaataaactgttgagtagttttatgagaattatatgattaacattcatgattttgaggcataatcattgttgttggtataattcatgttgttagagtctaggtttgttatgagtcctttgttcgagaagtttgggggagtttgataacttcattttagtgtcattttagaatgtgtttttgtggtaatgtTGAGTCTTTTATGTGTGTTTGGTGCAAggttacgcttttgtttgtctttgttgtaggttggtgcggtGCATTAagtaaaaatgaaaaaagaagagaaaatggttGAAAAACAAAGCTCTTGGTGGTTGTTCGACACAAAAGGATGCTAAGGACGAGTAAAAGTTAGTGTGTGATGAAGAGACAAGGTTGAAAGACCTAATTTGAGAAATAATTGAATTAGGGGAGCGACTTGAGCTCATAAATCGCGACTTTAGGCAAGTCAGAATCAAAAGGATGCTGAAAGGAATTAGTGTCGCGACTTGCCCATATAAGTCGTGACACAAGGGGAAGTCAGAGGCTAAGCAAGGGGACATTCTGGACATGGGTCGCGACTTGAGATGCCTGAGTTGCGGCACCTGAAGACTTATGTAGATTCGGAGGAGTTCAAAAATTGACATGGGCCGTGACCTAGAGAAGGCCAAGTCACGGCCTGCATATGAAAAACAAAgcctttgtaatttttttactataaattcagacttagggtttaattaggtcagattttaattacatttttagagactaattttgattcttagacTAGTTGCTTTGCatctttatatttttctttcttcttcaagtttttgaatcttatgtttctgaactattattttgttgatttagtcatgtttgatatgaactaaaattttttatctagggtttagcGTTGTCACTTGGATatctatctaatttaattatgatgttctattgatttttcttctctattctattctatataatgtgtgcctaatgctagtaaatacctgatcaatatttgcttgatttatgattttgattcaaaattcgacagatgagaattgaatatgctatcgttatatagacataggttgcatattggacgaaagtacctatatggCTTGTATAGTAATTAGGTTTCAATGATTAATgtttgctatatgtttaagtttatcacaaagatgtagaaaaccttCATATATGATGAGATcttttatcttgaaaaagaataggaatcgatttatgttaacctgctattagaatagaaagaaagaaatttagaattgattaataaattagtagaatgaaaagttgatgaaattaacaccctagatctttttaatattgattttcatcttttatgtagttattttttttcatagttctttacaattttaaaattaaattcattcatctaaactttgtttgccaaatagaattttaagaacaattattggtaattgggaaATAGTCTTTGTAGGAACGATACTCTActttatcatctatattactagaatcgattgcgtgcatttgcatatatatattttcacgatcagtttccaatcccgttcttgtctccaataccccagtttttggtaaggaaaataggttagattttgtGTTAagattatgtatgtatgtatgtatgtatgtatgtatgtatgtatgtatgtatgtatgtatgtatgtatgtatgtatgtatgtatgtatgtatgtatgtatgtatgtatgtatgtatgtatgtatgtatgtatgtatgtatgtatgtatgtatatgttttatgttgtagtcgcttgggaaatatgggtgcttagatagcaaataagaagatcccaagattttt is a window of Humulus lupulus chromosome 4, drHumLupu1.1, whole genome shotgun sequence DNA encoding:
- the LOC133832279 gene encoding uncharacterized protein LOC133832279, with the translated sequence MFYHPLANGQAEVSNQEIKGILEKNFGKACHLPVELEHRAYWAVKKLDVDLFMVGQNRLLELNELDEFRNEAYENAKIYKEKYTASHDKRIIRKDFQLGDKVLLFNSRLNLFPGKLKSRWSGPFTVVVSLPYGVVQIHSEKTGHFKVNGQRLKHYLEGPMEKCKSVMVLEPL